The DNA region CAATCCAGCACGAAACATCAGGTTGCCGTCCTACGCGGCAAACTCATTTTTACCCTACAGGGAGCTCACCATGTCCACTAACATCATCCGCGGTATGGATCACGTTGGTATCACCGTTTCTGATATCGATGAGGCCACGCGCTTCTTTGCCGACGCCTTTGGCGCAGAAGTAATTTATGACTCTGTTGCGCCGTCAGACGACGACGTGCAGGGCGAGGAGCCGGAAGGCATTCTCAACCTGTTTCCGGGAACCAAAATTACCACGGTCAGAATGATGACCCTGAAGCACGGGCCGGGACTTGAGTTGTTTGAAATGAAGGGACCGCAACAGAGCCAGCCGGTGCGGCCCAGCGATTACGGACTCCAGCACTTTGC from Duffyella gerundensis includes:
- a CDS encoding VOC family protein, whose amino-acid sequence is MSTNIIRGMDHVGITVSDIDEATRFFADAFGAEVIYDSVAPSDDDVQGEEPEGILNLFPGTKITTVRMMTLKHGPGLELFEMKGPQQSQPVRPSDYGLQHFAVYVDDINDAIRLFERAGGKMFTAPQPLMFPTEVGENNFFCYGRTPWGSVIELISLPAKLPYEDHTSLRRWKP